In Blastocatellia bacterium, the genomic window CGGCATCACCGCTACCAGATGGGTCAAGGTCAATGGAATAGCCAACAGCAGACTTAGCGCGCTCAGCTTCTTCATCGTTCTCTCCTCCTTGTCGAATTATCCCTCACCCTCCGACCTGCCTTCCCGGTCGGAGTTGAGTTTGAGTTATTGGACTGCAGTCCTTATCGAGCGAAAATTATCAAACCAAGGAGCCCCGCCCGCCGAATGAGCAGGCCGAGCGAGCAACCGGGGCTCCCTTTCTCCCGGTTATGCGCCGATACCGAAAATGGCAAAGAGCTTGAACGGACAGGTCTTGACAAACCCGCTGTTATTACATGCTCCGCCTCCGCAGCAATCGGGGGTGCCGATGGCCTTAGCTGCGGCGTTTATATCCCCACCGGCTCCGGCAGCCGTGTTACAGTTGGTCGAAGTGGGCGGCGTGGGCGAGCCGCAACTAGCGTCTCCCTCGGCATCCGCCGGTCCCGTGTTCGCGCCCCACCAATTATTCGTCGCATCCAGGTCGTAACCGCACGTGCCAAAGTCGAGTGCGAGCGTGGTCGAGCCGGTGATGTTGTTGTTGTTGATGAGCGGGAACGGGGTAGTGCTGCAGGTGGTCGGGTCAACGGCCAAACCAGTGTCGTTATCGCGAATCACATTGGACTTGACGACCACATTGCTGCTGTCGTCAATCAAAATTCCTGTGGCTGCACCATAGTTCACCACAGTATTGCGCTGAATTGTTACATCCTCAACTCCCGGCGTTGAGGGATTATTTCCCTCTTCAACGACAATTCCGGCTCCGGTACATGTAAGGGCACCGGCCGAATCTCCCCCATCCACACGATTCCTCTCAACAACAACGCTGCCTGTGGTATCCGTAACCTGTATACCCGTACAAGTTCCACCAGCGTCCCCAGTATTTGTAATGCGATTGCCCCGAATGGTCACATTAATGGACGTATCCGTCCCATCAAGCTCAATACCGGCGTTAAACTCGCCTGTGATCCGGTTAGACAGGATGCGGAAAGGACCACCAGGGGCGCCCTGGTCTTGGAGAACGATCCCGCTGATACCAGAAGTTGTAGGGGACTCCCCTTGAATGGTCACTCCCTGGATCGTGACGGGGTTTCCAGCGCCCGTTCCAGTCCCATCATCAAAGAACCCAGCGCAACCATCCGGTACCGTGATAATCCCTCCGATCCAGGTGACGGCTCCCGCGCGATTGCGCAAATCCACGACCCCATTTGTGCACGTGCTCACGGTAACGCGGGCGACAAAGGCCAGCCGGGATTGGCTGACAATTGTGATGGGGCCAGGAACATTACCCCCACCACTGATGTCAATATCTCCTGTTTCCGTGATCGCTCCTGCGATTAAGAGCCTATCCCCGGATTGGATGTTTGGATCAGCCAATGCAGTACTGATGTCGGCGTAGACTTGACGGAGACGGACGTTTAACACACGGCCCTGCCCTCCCGGTCCCTGCGTCAGGGCAAGTTCGGGAACGATGAGCAGGGCTAAAACCGTGAGACCAACCAAGATCTTTCCACGTGTGAGTTTCATAGGTCCCATGCCCTCCCTTCTAAAATTTTTGCCTTCCTCGGTCAGGCGTTCCCGCCCGCCGGTTTTTTCGCCGAGTGAGAAGAAGCCACCCGTGGGTGGTATGTTCATTGCCATGTAACGACCAACAGCTCATGGGCGAGTTCCTGGTAACCGGCGTTATTTCCAATTTCTCAACACCCGTTTAGCCCAGGCCCCTATCCCTTTCCTCCCAAAACCGGCCCTAGAATAAATGAAAATTGGGGAGATGTCAAGAAAAAGGTTTATCCGGGGGACGAGGAAGCAGGTCCATCAGCCCGACCCGGAGGGGGTAAGGCAACTTATAGTCCCGCCCTCCGGGGCCAGATGTGTCCGTAGCCGTTGGCTCCCAAATGCCTCTCCGGCTCCGCCAGGCATGACAGGAGGGCTACAGGCTGCTCTGCCAGAGGCGATGTTCGCTTTAAACGTGCGATGCCTAACGGCGTCTGGAAGTGGTTGTCCACACCGTTCTGAAAGTCTTACCATCCGGTTGAAGATCGGAAGTTACCACCCGGTCCAACTGCGGGAATGGGACGGCGCCGTCGTCTTCTTCAGGTGCGCCAGGTCTCAGCCTCGAAAGCCTGCGCTCCGTGTCGTGAATGGGACGGTGCTGCTTGCCGTCCTCCTCAGGTGGGCCGCCCGCTCGCGCGGGCTCAGGGAAAAATGATGGGGCGTCGCCTGTCCTGGGGTTCGCTCGGGCTCACCCCAGGCTACTTTCGGACGCCCGCTTCGCGGACTCAGGTGCGGAATGCAGGTTCGCCCTCAAAGGGGTTCGCTCGCATTCGCCCCAGGCTATATCCGAGGCGGGTTCGGATGCGGGACGAGATAACGACCCTCGCCTTTCCAAACGGCATATCACTGGGCGACGGGTTTTTTGAATTTCGCGTCGTCAATCTCGACGTTGAGCTTGACCTCGGTGATACGAATCGTCAGGGTGAACACGGG contains:
- a CDS encoding right-handed parallel beta-helix repeat-containing protein encodes the protein MKLTRGKILVGLTVLALLIVPELALTQGPGGQGRVLNVRLRQVYADISTALADPNIQSGDRLLIAGAITETGDIDISGGGNVPGPITIVSQSRLAFVARVTVSTCTNGVVDLRNRAGAVTWIGGIITVPDGCAGFFDDGTGTGAGNPVTIQGVTIQGESPTTSGISGIVLQDQGAPGGPFRILSNRITGEFNAGIELDGTDTSINVTIRGNRITNTGDAGGTCTGIQVTDTTGSVVVERNRVDGGDSAGALTCTGAGIVVEEGNNPSTPGVEDVTIQRNTVVNYGAATGILIDDSSNVVVKSNVIRDNDTGLAVDPTTCSTTPFPLINNNNITGSTTLALDFGTCGYDLDATNNWWGANTGPADAEGDASCGSPTPPTSTNCNTAAGAGGDINAAAKAIGTPDCCGGGACNNSGFVKTCPFKLFAIFGIGA